One Coffea arabica cultivar ET-39 chromosome 5e, Coffea Arabica ET-39 HiFi, whole genome shotgun sequence DNA segment encodes these proteins:
- the LOC113743205 gene encoding uncharacterized protein → MDPSPVHTTPSTEEDEWDTDGFVIPSLGISNSDQKKSDSPGVADPNVSVKAKKDDYIYLGPHGAPPSQTRQQEQNSSSRKQRFKQKLKEADGRFGGTGREDKVDNLRELVGGKMPVNPSKSSSRDWLDPHCHESQFERKHL, encoded by the exons ATGGACCCATCTCCAGTGCATACCACTCCTTCCACTGAAGAAGATGAGTGGg ACACTGATGGATTTGTGATTCCAAGCTTGGGAATAAGCAATTCCGACCAAAAGAAATCAGATTCTCCAGGAGTAGCAGATCCTAACGTCTCGGTAAAG GCCAAAAAGGACGATTATATATACCTTGGACCGCATGGTGCTCCGCCATCACAGACGAGACAACAGGAGCAGAATTCTTCTAGTCGGAAACAGAGGTTTAAACAGAAACTAAAGGAGGCAGATGGGAGATTTGGTGGAACTGGTCGTGAAGATAAGGTGGACAATTTGAGAGAGCTTGTGGGTGGGAAAATGCCTGTCAACCCATCAAAGAGTTCTTCTAGGGATTGGCTAGACCCACATTGTCACGAGTCTCAGTTTGAGAGGAAACACCTTTGA